The DNA window AGCAGTTTCAACGTGCGCGCCTGTTGGCGAGCGGACTGGACGAACAGGGTATCGCAAAACGCCTTGCTGCCCAGCTTCCTACCCGTGTAAAGAGGATTTTTGCCGACTGGGTCGTATGGAATCGTGAAAATTTGGAGCAAACTCGTGAACAGAGCTGGCGCATCTGGCAGGAGTTGCAGCAGGAAATTGCGAAATAATGGCGTAAGTGTTGTGCGGGCTGTTGACAACGCGTAGAGGCGTTCTTATAATCATGCAGGAACCCTGTAGGAGTTGGCGAAGAATCATCGTGGGTAAGACGGCAAGCACCGCAAGAAGTGAGGAGGAAGGATGGCATTGAGAGGCGCTAATGGTTGGGTATCGCCCGTGTTTCGGGCATGGACGCTCCTGCTGGGAGCAACTATCGTTGCAGTGCTCTTCAGCCAGTCAGTGGCTTTGGCGCAGCCGAAGCCCCGCTTCCCGCGTTTTCCCATTGTTGGCACTCCGGATCGCGTACCCGTCGACCTGAAGCGCGACTGGGATATGCTCAACGGGAGAGGTACTCCCGAACAGACCACCAATCTAACCAATTCGCCAGCGGATGAGCTGGGACCGCTGTGGTCTGGCGATGACCGGTTCATTTACTTCTACTCGAACCGCGTCAGCGCGACCAACGGCGCTCGGGGCAGCAACTTCCGCATCTACGTCATGCGTCCCGACGGCACGGACATCCGTCAGGTGACTACCGAAGACGGCGACCAGATTGAACCCGCGCTGTCGCTCAACCAGAACCGACTGGCATACGTTGCCCGCGCCTCTGCCGCCGCGCCGTATCATCTGTTTGTGCGCAACCTCACCACAGGGGCGGTGCTGAGCCTCACCCGCGAACGAACCGACCTTCCCTTCACCGAAGTGCGGCAACCCACGTGGTCTCCCAGCGGGCTGGAGGTGGCTTTTGCCGGTAAGGTAGGGAACTTCTACCATATCTTCGTCATCAACGTGGACACCGGCGTGATTCGGCAGGTCACCGACGGAAACTGTAACGACATGGAGCCTGCCTGGTCGCCGGATGGGAACCTGATTGCCTTTACCTCCGACCGCACAGATGCAGCGGGGACAGGCTCCAAACCCACCACCGACATCTGGACGGTGACCGCCTACGCGCGCGACCCAGCCAGTGCGGTAGTGCGCCGGGTAACCGACTTCGCACCGGGCGGCGTCAGCAGCACCAATAAGCAGCCGTCGTGGAGCCTGCGCGAGCTGCCGCGCTTCATCACAGGCGTCAACCGACCACTCCTGTGGCTGGCATTCGCCTCCAACCGGCAGGATACCAACAACGACGGCACACCCGACGCAGTGGGCAGCACGTTTGACATCTACTTCCTGGACGCCACCGTACTGCCGGACGGCTCCGGGTTGCAGACAGTCGAACCTACCGCGCAGGTGTATCGCATTGATGCGCGTGACCCTGCCTACAGCACAAATGAAGAGATGCCTACCTGGTCGCAGTTCACGACCGCGCTCAAGCTCGCGCACGTGAGCAACCGCACGGGCAACTGGGACATCTTTTCCACTTCCATTGTAGACGTCAACGCGCCGGAGCTCCTGAAAGCGGATGTCAATGAAAACGAGATTGTGGAAGTAATACCTCGCGTCTCGCTGCCAGGCACCACTGTGCGTTTTCGCGTGAGGGCGCGAGACCCGGAAAGTGGAGTGGCCGGAGTCTACCTGCAGATTAAAGACCCGGATAGCCGATATCAAGACGCGCAGGGCATCGAGCATAAGATTTTCCTCAACGCCGGACCTATTCCGGTTGGTGGGCAAGGTGTACGGGCGACCATAGTGCCCTGGGAGATCGATTGTCAGCCGATTGACCCGGCAACGAACACCTATGTGACCCTGAGCAATACGTTGCCTGGCCGCCCGACCATGATAGCAAACCGGTTTCTCGGCTATCCACCTCAGATGTATGAGCCGGGCACGGACGATTTTGCCGCCTTCAGTGGAGTCCAGAATCCGCCCAAGAGCCACTGGCTGCGCCTTTACGACGACGGTCCTGCCTCACAAGGAGGCAACGAGCCAGAGGGTGAGGTCGCTGGTGACGGTATCTACACCAATGTGTGGGCAACGCCTGCGGATAACCCCAGCGACTGGTATGTGGATGTCATCATTTACGACCGCGCGGTGAACCCGTTCCGTCCCACCCAGCAGTCCAACTGGAAGATTTACGACAACGTCTGGGGGTTCTCCACCAGGCCGTTTAGCGCGTCCAGCAAGGTTCTGTTCGTGTCCGACTACACGCTGGGGCAGAAGTTCTTCCAGGGGCGGTTTGGGATTAACTTTGCCCTCGACAACGTGTTCTTTACCTACTGGGGAGTGGAGTCCTGGCTGACCGGCATCGACATCAACTACTTGCCGTCCTCCGGTTTCTACTTCTCCAGCGATACCGACACCGAGCCAAAACCGGTGCGAGATACGTGGAACGCGCTCGGTCCAGGCTCCTATGGAACCCGGCAGCCCAATGGTCTACCGTGGTCTAATCTCGCTTTCTGGTCGGTAGACCCCCGCATCAGCGACTCACAGAACTACGACATCTGGCGGATCTTGTGCCGTGGTCCGGTGCCTCAGTCTGTCTATCTTGCGTATCTTCCGCGGCGGGAACTGCAACCCAGCCCAACGAACCCGCGCACTGCAACGCAAACCGTGACCGTCGCTGACCGCTGCATCATCTGGTCTGCGCCGTACGCAGGGGATGTGTGGGCAGGCAACGGCACTATCACCGACCTGAACACCCAGCGCGACCTGACCAACTTCGTGGCGGCAGGTGGACGGCTGTATGTCACCGGACAGGATATCGGCTGGGCTTTGACGCTCAACGGGACGCAGCCAAGCGCGTTCTATACGAACGTGATGAAGGCGCGCTACATCGATGACCAGCATCCGTCCCTGGATCCGCTGAATCGCAATACGTTGAGCGGCGGAAATACGCTGGCGAACCCCTTCGCCTGGACGACGTGGAACGAGCATAACTACTATCAATTGACCTCATCCACCTTGCAGTACTCTCCCCCCATTTCGGGTGGTTTCCAACTGCAGCCTGGACCCGACGACAACAACCTGTATTTCAATGATGGCTGTCCCAACCAGAGGTATGTGGACGGAATTAATCCGCTTAGCCCGGCGAGGACGGAGCTGACCTTCGAAGACGGCGTGCAAGGGTTAATTTACTGGTTTGATGCTGCGAGTTCCGGCAAAGTGGTTTTTGCCAGCTTCGGACACGAAGGACTGAACCGCCAGTACTACACTCTGGACAATGTGGCTTACGGTTATAACGTGCCGCAGAAGCTGATGCACAATATTATCTGCTGGCTGCGCACGGGCACCATCGTAGGCACGGTGCGCGATGTGGATGGCGGCGCGCCCATCGAAGGCGCGCTGGTACGTGCCATTTTTGGCGGCGGTAACGAGCGCACCACGGGACCGCAAATCGGCACCGCGTTCACCCGAAGGGATGGCACGTACAATATCGGTGGATTGGACGCCTCGGTGTATGAGGTGGTAGCGGCCTTCCCGGGCTACACAGCGCAAAAGGTAACGCTGGCAGGAGTACACGGTGGCGACTTCGGCGAGACGAGCTTCCTTCTCACCAAGGCGGAGCCGGGCGTGCTGAAGGGCAGGGTGACTTATCCCGATGGCACAACCCCCATTCAGGGCGCGCTGGTGACCGCCACCGAGGTCATCACCGGACAGCAGTTCACCGCGGTTTCCGATGCGCAGGGCAACTACGTCATCCCCCGCCTCCCCACCAGCCGAGTGGAAGACGGCGGTGGATACGATGTCACCGCGACGAAGGAGGGCTTCTCGCCCGACCAGCCGCCGCAGCCGGTGCGCGTGAGCATCCCGCCCGCCACCGAGGTCACGCAGGACTTCCGCTTGAAACCTGCACCCGGTAACGTGACGGGCACTGTCACCCGTTCCGACACGGGTGAGCCTATCGCGAACGCACTGGTGACGGTGCGCAGCGGCACTACCACGGTGGCATCTGCCACCACCGACGAGAACGGACAGTACACCATTACCGGCGTGGACGGCGGAACCTATCAGGCGACCGCCTCCGCCGCGGGCTTCTCGCCGCAGACCAAGACCATCACGGTGGTGTCGAACCAGACCATCACGGAGAACTTCCAGCTCGACCCCGTGCCGCCGGGCAGTGTGTCCGGTCTGGTCATTCGCCAGGGCGACCAGCAGCCGGAAGAGGGTGTGGAAGTGGAGGTGGTCTCCAGCAATAAGACCTACCGCACCACCACCGGCCCGGCGCAGACGGAAAACGGCTATACCTTCAACTGGCGCATCACGGGCGTGGATGCGGGCGAGTACACCGTGCGCGTGCGCAAGAGCGGCTTCACGCCAGTGCCGGAATCGCGCCAGATCACGGTGCAGTCTGAGACCGAGACCACCGGTGTGAACTTCTCGCTGAAGCCACTGCACACGTTCAGCGCAGGGCTGAGCCTCATTTCCGTGCCGTTTGACTATTCGACGCAAGACCCTGCCGACGTGCTGAACGTGCCGGTGGCAGACCGCCCGAACTTCAAACTGTTCGCGTGGTCGCTGGGACGCTACGTGCTGTATCCGAACGTGCCGGCAGACCGCGTGCGTCTGGGACGCGCCTTCTTCCTGAATGTGCCCAGGCCGCTGGTCATCACGCAGGAAGGGGCATCTGCGGATCCCGGCGTACCGTTTGAGATACAGCTGGCACCCGGCTGGAACCTGATTGGCGTGCCGTATAACTTCTCGCTGCGCTGGCTGGATATGAAGGTGCGCGACGGCGCTGGCGTCGTCAGCGTGCAGGAGGCGATTGCCAGGCAAGCGATACGCAACGGTCTGTGGACGTACGTGAGCGGACAGTATGTGCTGGCGACCGAGCTGCAGCCGTGGTTGGGCTACTGGGTGCGTGCCAACCGTGCGGTTACCCTGCTGATTGACCCTGCGGGGCGCAGCCGCAGTGCGCTCTCCCGCTCGGCGGAACCGGTGCAGACCGACGGCTGGCTGGTGCAGATTGTCGCCAGCACGGGCAGCGTGATGGATGCCAGCAACTACTTCGGCGTGGCAAGCCGCGCCGCCGACGGGTATGATGCGCTGTTCGATGTGGAGCGACCGCCGTTCATCGACGGGCAGCCGATGGTGCAGGTGGCGTTCGAGCATCCTGAATGGGGTGCGTACGCGGGGCAGTATGCGGTGGATGTACGCTCCCGCGCCGTCGGGCAAGTGTGGCGGTTCACGGTAACGACGAGTGTCTCCAATAGCGATGTGACCTTGCGCTTCCCGAACGTGGCGCATGTGCCTCGTGGACTGAACCTGTATCTGGTGGATGAAACCACCGGTCAGCGTCGCTCGCTGCGCACGCTGGCGGCCTACACCTTCCGCAGCGGCGAGGGAATGACCACTCGCTCGTTCCGCATCGAGGTGGCGAACGAACAGCGTGCCAGCCTGCGCATCAGCAACGTGAGCCTGACGGGACGTGGCAGCACCCGCACCATCTCCTTCTCGCTGAGCGCGGAGGCGTCGGTGAGCGTGGTAGTGCTGCGCAACGGGCAGCCGGTGCGCGAGCTGCTGACGCAGTCCACGCGGTCGGCTGGCATCAACACGGTCACGTGGGACGGACGCGACCGCAGCGGTGTATCGCTTCCTGCAGGGGCATACACCGTGGAGATACGCGCTACCGGCACCGATGGGCAGGTTGCTCGCAGTGTGGTGCCTGTGGTGCTGACACGATAATCACAGGAGCATCGTCCCCATATGGGGAAGAGATATCGACGAAATGAAACGAACGAATAGGGGGAATCGGTAAAGGTGAAACGCTTCCGGAAAGGGTTAATCGCTCGCGCGTTGAGCTGGACGCTGATCGTGGCGATGATTGTACCGGGGATCGCGTCCTTGACGCCGGTGCCTGCAGCTGCACAACAGGCGGCTCGCGGTACCGTAGCGGTGGTGGATTTCACCGTGCGTCCTGGGCTGCAGCAGGCGCTGCTGAGCCGCGCTGCTACGGATGCGGTGGCGATTGAGCTGTCGCGCGCGGGCTTTAACGTGCTTCCACGCACGCAGGTACAAAACGCGCTGCAGGAGCTCTCTCTAGAGCCGATACTCGACCGCCTGGGGGTCGTGAAACTGGGTAAGACCCTGGCGGTGGACTCTATCGTGTCTGGCGAAGTTGTCGCGGTCACGCTGGAAGGCTCGCCAAGAACCGCCCGGGTCACTATCCTGGTGCGCGTGACCGACGTGGCGTCGGGTGAGGACGTCAACGGCGCCGCTGTGACCGGACAGAGCAACCCGCGAGTGGGCTACGTTGGAGACGATGACCAGCTCATCCGGGAAGCGATCAGCAACGCCGCATTGCAGGCGGCGACCACGATTGCCTCCTATACCATACCTGAAGCCACTGTCTTGAATACCGTTGGCACCGACGAAGTGCTGCTCAACCGGGGTACCCGCAATGGTATTCAGGCTGGTATGGAGATGATAGTGTTGCGCGGTAGAGATGTTGTGGGGCGCATCCGGGTCACCCGTCCGAGCACCAGCGATGCGATTGCCAGGGTGATCAGCAGCACACTCGGCATCCAGCCCGAAGACCGGGCACGTGCCGTCTTCAAGCTTCCCACCGTGCAACTGGACAGGGGTAAGGTCAAAATCGCAGAGCCTCGTGCCAAGCCCAAATCCGCCGGTTTGAGTAACCTGGGCAAAATCCTTGTGGTAGCTGGTCTCATTTTCGGAGC is part of the Bacillota bacterium genome and encodes:
- a CDS encoding carboxypeptidase regulatory-like domain-containing protein, whose amino-acid sequence is MALRGANGWVSPVFRAWTLLLGATIVAVLFSQSVALAQPKPRFPRFPIVGTPDRVPVDLKRDWDMLNGRGTPEQTTNLTNSPADELGPLWSGDDRFIYFYSNRVSATNGARGSNFRIYVMRPDGTDIRQVTTEDGDQIEPALSLNQNRLAYVARASAAAPYHLFVRNLTTGAVLSLTRERTDLPFTEVRQPTWSPSGLEVAFAGKVGNFYHIFVINVDTGVIRQVTDGNCNDMEPAWSPDGNLIAFTSDRTDAAGTGSKPTTDIWTVTAYARDPASAVVRRVTDFAPGGVSSTNKQPSWSLRELPRFITGVNRPLLWLAFASNRQDTNNDGTPDAVGSTFDIYFLDATVLPDGSGLQTVEPTAQVYRIDARDPAYSTNEEMPTWSQFTTALKLAHVSNRTGNWDIFSTSIVDVNAPELLKADVNENEIVEVIPRVSLPGTTVRFRVRARDPESGVAGVYLQIKDPDSRYQDAQGIEHKIFLNAGPIPVGGQGVRATIVPWEIDCQPIDPATNTYVTLSNTLPGRPTMIANRFLGYPPQMYEPGTDDFAAFSGVQNPPKSHWLRLYDDGPASQGGNEPEGEVAGDGIYTNVWATPADNPSDWYVDVIIYDRAVNPFRPTQQSNWKIYDNVWGFSTRPFSASSKVLFVSDYTLGQKFFQGRFGINFALDNVFFTYWGVESWLTGIDINYLPSSGFYFSSDTDTEPKPVRDTWNALGPGSYGTRQPNGLPWSNLAFWSVDPRISDSQNYDIWRILCRGPVPQSVYLAYLPRRELQPSPTNPRTATQTVTVADRCIIWSAPYAGDVWAGNGTITDLNTQRDLTNFVAAGGRLYVTGQDIGWALTLNGTQPSAFYTNVMKARYIDDQHPSLDPLNRNTLSGGNTLANPFAWTTWNEHNYYQLTSSTLQYSPPISGGFQLQPGPDDNNLYFNDGCPNQRYVDGINPLSPARTELTFEDGVQGLIYWFDAASSGKVVFASFGHEGLNRQYYTLDNVAYGYNVPQKLMHNIICWLRTGTIVGTVRDVDGGAPIEGALVRAIFGGGNERTTGPQIGTAFTRRDGTYNIGGLDASVYEVVAAFPGYTAQKVTLAGVHGGDFGETSFLLTKAEPGVLKGRVTYPDGTTPIQGALVTATEVITGQQFTAVSDAQGNYVIPRLPTSRVEDGGGYDVTATKEGFSPDQPPQPVRVSIPPATEVTQDFRLKPAPGNVTGTVTRSDTGEPIANALVTVRSGTTTVASATTDENGQYTITGVDGGTYQATASAAGFSPQTKTITVVSNQTITENFQLDPVPPGSVSGLVIRQGDQQPEEGVEVEVVSSNKTYRTTTGPAQTENGYTFNWRITGVDAGEYTVRVRKSGFTPVPESRQITVQSETETTGVNFSLKPLHTFSAGLSLISVPFDYSTQDPADVLNVPVADRPNFKLFAWSLGRYVLYPNVPADRVRLGRAFFLNVPRPLVITQEGASADPGVPFEIQLAPGWNLIGVPYNFSLRWLDMKVRDGAGVVSVQEAIARQAIRNGLWTYVSGQYVLATELQPWLGYWVRANRAVTLLIDPAGRSRSALSRSAEPVQTDGWLVQIVASTGSVMDASNYFGVASRAADGYDALFDVERPPFIDGQPMVQVAFEHPEWGAYAGQYAVDVRSRAVGQVWRFTVTTSVSNSDVTLRFPNVAHVPRGLNLYLVDETTGQRRSLRTLAAYTFRSGEGMTTRSFRIEVANEQRASLRISNVSLTGRGSTRTISFSLSAEASVSVVVLRNGQPVRELLTQSTRSAGINTVTWDGRDRSGVSLPAGAYTVEIRATGTDGQVARSVVPVVLTR
- a CDS encoding CsgG/HfaB family protein; its protein translation is MKRFRKGLIARALSWTLIVAMIVPGIASLTPVPAAAQQAARGTVAVVDFTVRPGLQQALLSRAATDAVAIELSRAGFNVLPRTQVQNALQELSLEPILDRLGVVKLGKTLAVDSIVSGEVVAVTLEGSPRTARVTILVRVTDVASGEDVNGAAVTGQSNPRVGYVGDDDQLIREAISNAALQAATTIASYTIPEATVLNTVGTDEVLLNRGTRNGIQAGMEMIVLRGRDVVGRIRVTRPSTSDAIARVISSTLGIQPEDRARAVFKLPTVQLDRGKVKIAEPRAKPKSAGLSNLGKILVVAGLIFGATRIAQGGSRGVDSVKAEAVIDPTGPAVKISWKPSVFAQANQDRILYHIYREPADPTRPRVPVLSARSNETYVIDTQAARTVNWVDIPPGQEVDSPDLEEEEDMPGVTAGQSYRYAVTLIYRFVSPLTGQQTGGQQQQQEVTYRESDKQWTGFATPLAQPVLLLPANGSQDVNLSSVDFEFQAVPGAQAYRVEVSTDPTFQNKALSFYTNEVMLPAGSTVTIRNINLRAKFSGAQRLYWRAGARNINDQPGPAPWTGDTRGQYRYIWSEPFSFVPIEEPPPAP